The Fibrobacter sp. UWT2 sequence GCATCAAGATTTCATTCGTTGCCGAAATATCAAGCACGTCTTCCTTGTCCGAATTTCCCGTGCCTACAAAAACGGCAATAGACGACCAGCCCAATTCCTTGTTTTCGCCAAGCTTCATCACGGAGCCAAAACGACGTTCGCTTTCTTCCTTGAAGCAATTCTTTTTCTGGCCGGGCAAGGGATCCGCATAACTATAACCCGGCGGATCGCTTTGAGAATCCGTCCATGTCCAACAACCCGGTCCAATCATATTTAACGAATCATGTGGCAACACGTTATCCGGATAATTCTTGCCCGACATGAATACGACTAAAAATGAACTCGGCGCCAGTTTCGCATTTCCGAACTTCCACTTGAAAGGTTCCGTCAACCGATCCGTCAGATACATTCCGGACAAGTCTACGGTATCGGCAGAGGTATTGAACAATTCAATCCAACCCGCATCGTCACCTTCGTGATCTTCATAGACGATATTGATAGGGTCCACTTCGGTAAGCATAACCGCACCGCCGACAAACGGAAGCGTCTTTTGGGAATCCGCCTTCGAAGTATCCTGAGGGACTTCTTCTTCGGAAATTTGCTCTACCTTCGTAGATTGGCCATTCGAATCGGAACAAGCCAAAACACCTACCAGCGACAAGGCGGCAAACAGAGTCGCATAAACTCTACGAAATGTCAAAACATCCCCACACATCAAGGGTAATATATATTATTAATTCAAATTTCCGTTCTTAATTCTGAACTTTTTTACGGCGAGGACGGCGCACAATGAACAAACTGGCGCCAATCAACACCAACGTCACCGAAATGGCCTTCCCTACAGGGAATGCTTCCGAGAACACCAAGGCTCCGGCAAGAGTCGGCACCGCCGCACCCACGGCCGCACTGAACGGAATAATGAACAAGGCGCGACCACGAGAGAACGAGACCTGCGAATACAGGAACGCAATGCTGTAGGTAGCAATGTAGCCGAGGGTTCTGAAATCCATCAGGAGGCTCGCCACTGAAGAAAGCTCGATATGGTCCAAGTCAAAATCCATGGCAAGACTCTTGTAGAATGCGGCGGAAAGGCCAAAACCCACGCCCATAATCAAGGAGTCAACCATTTCACGGTCCTTGACCCACAAGTGCGCCACCAGCGTTACAGCACTCAGTCCGCCGGCATACGCCCAAAGCATGCCGATGTTTTGCACCGCAGTTGATTCGCCCAGGTTTTCAACGGAGTACAAAAGACCCGCCACCACAAAGCAAATCGCAATCACGATGCGCTTGGTCAAAGCTTCTTTCAAAATGCAAAAGCCCATCAGTGCCGTCAGCACCGGATTCAAGACCATCATAGGCTGCACCTGGCTCAAGTCATAACGGGCCATGGCAATGTAGTAGCCGAGCGTTGCAAGGCCCGAGCAGCAAATTCCAAGCCACCAGAACTTATTGGTAATAACGCCCTTAAAGAATTCCCACGGACGGGACGTTCCGCCGGTACGCTTGCCTACCGTTGAAACGCCCGATTTTTCGAGAATGTTTCCGCAGGCAAAGAGAAACGCCGGCCCGATTGTCAACAGCAAGAAAAGCATCTATTAAAGTCCGTCGTAGATTTCCTGGTAAATCCAGTAGTTGCCCATGACGCGCTTTACATAGTCGCGGGTTTCCCAATAACTAATATCTTCGGCACGGATATCCCAAGTCTTGCCCTCACCCGCAGCCTGCCAGCGCTTAG is a genomic window containing:
- a CDS encoding EamA family transporter, with the translated sequence MLFLLLTIGPAFLFACGNILEKSGVSTVGKRTGGTSRPWEFFKGVITNKFWWLGICCSGLATLGYYIAMARYDLSQVQPMMVLNPVLTALMGFCILKEALTKRIVIAICFVVAGLLYSVENLGESTAVQNIGMLWAYAGGLSAVTLVAHLWVKDREMVDSLIMGVGFGLSAAFYKSLAMDFDLDHIELSSVASLLMDFRTLGYIATYSIAFLYSQVSFSRGRALFIIPFSAAVGAAVPTLAGALVFSEAFPVGKAISVTLVLIGASLFIVRRPRRKKVQN